In Haloarcula sp. H-GB4, a single genomic region encodes these proteins:
- a CDS encoding alpha/beta fold hydrolase, which translates to MNAEPDYLKDIQPEPVSMQYATNDGVSLAYEREGPPDAETVVFVEGIGYGRWMWLWQQEARVEEYETIVWDNRGTGDSDEPAGPYTMSQMASDLEAVLDDAGVEQAHVVGASMGGMIAQQYALEYDRAQSLTLMCTSPGGPEAAPVPEETQQRMFAVPDDLDERELRRYKMQPALSGSFMDAHEDLIERIIDWRIDSDASDHALEWQGAAVQAFDASDCLGEITVPALVIHGTADEVVPYENGELLARGLPNADFITVHGGPHLLFIEEYDRVNTQIREFIDDV; encoded by the coding sequence ATGAACGCGGAACCGGACTACTTGAAGGATATTCAACCAGAACCAGTCAGTATGCAATACGCAACCAACGACGGCGTCTCGCTTGCCTACGAGCGCGAGGGGCCCCCGGACGCCGAAACAGTCGTCTTCGTCGAGGGCATCGGCTACGGCCGCTGGATGTGGCTGTGGCAACAGGAGGCGCGCGTCGAGGAATACGAGACCATCGTCTGGGACAACCGTGGTACCGGGGACTCCGACGAACCCGCGGGTCCGTACACGATGAGCCAGATGGCGAGTGACCTCGAAGCCGTGCTCGACGACGCCGGCGTCGAACAGGCCCACGTCGTCGGGGCCAGCATGGGCGGGATGATCGCCCAGCAGTACGCCCTAGAGTACGACCGGGCCCAGTCGCTGACGCTCATGTGTACCTCACCGGGCGGCCCCGAAGCGGCTCCAGTCCCAGAGGAGACACAACAGCGGATGTTCGCCGTCCCCGATGACCTCGACGAGCGCGAACTCCGGCGGTACAAGATGCAGCCGGCGCTCTCAGGTTCGTTCATGGATGCCCACGAAGACCTCATCGAGCGCATCATCGACTGGCGCATCGACAGCGACGCCAGCGACCACGCTCTCGAATGGCAGGGTGCGGCGGTCCAGGCGTTCGACGCGTCGGACTGCCTCGGTGAAATCACAGTTCCGGCCCTCGTCATCCACGGGACCGCCGACGAGGTGGTCCCCTACGAGAACGGAGAATTGCTGGCACGCGGGCTCCCGAACGCCGACTTCATTACCGTCCACGGCGGCCCCCACCTGCTGTTCATCGAGGAGTACGATCGCGTCAACACACAGATCCGGGAGTTCATCGACGATGTCTGA
- a CDS encoding AMP-binding protein, whose product MSEGTPQDWVGAWSERRAALTPDREGLVDATTGERFTYAELDRRANRTVRLLRRYGVGNRGEAAGTVAIVSRNRPAVVDLFFATAKTGGRLAPLSHRLAPPELAELLDRVGPEVLVVEAPFTETVSTALETADATAPQLIHLETATNDASSAATLDSTPYASALPEDDTPVETATTAPEDTHLLLHTGGSTGTPKETELTHRGIVWNSLNTITAWGLREDDVTPMVFPMFHTGGWNVLTVPLWHMGGTVVIAREFDPGDVLGTIDVEGGTVLVAVPAILRMMTDHDRWAETDLSSLRFAKSGGGPCRKSVMETWWDRGVDLSQGYGLTECGPNNFAMPEDWPHKKADSVGKPVLHVDARIVDPEDSDDGGDPTGSRDSVDPGTVGELQLRSPHAATGYLDNPEATTETFGDGWVSTGDLARVDADGYYYIEGRTKHMFVSGGENVFPAEVEDAIADHSSVGEVVVIPVPDDKWGQVGKAVIEPATSATTDGAGDQPLTLDDLRVFLDDRLARYKHPRDIAFVEAMPTSGPDKIDRDAVSDRFGA is encoded by the coding sequence ATGTCTGAGGGCACGCCACAGGACTGGGTCGGTGCCTGGAGCGAGCGCCGGGCCGCGCTCACGCCGGACCGCGAGGGACTGGTGGACGCGACGACCGGCGAGCGGTTCACGTACGCCGAACTGGACCGGCGAGCGAATCGGACCGTTCGCTTGCTCCGGCGGTACGGCGTCGGCAACCGCGGCGAGGCCGCCGGCACCGTTGCCATCGTCTCGCGGAACCGTCCCGCCGTCGTCGACCTGTTTTTCGCCACCGCAAAAACCGGGGGCCGACTGGCCCCGCTGTCCCATCGACTTGCGCCCCCGGAACTCGCTGAACTCCTCGACCGCGTGGGCCCGGAAGTCCTCGTTGTCGAGGCACCCTTCACCGAGACTGTCTCGACTGCTCTGGAGACAGCAGATGCGACGGCTCCCCAACTTATCCATCTCGAAACCGCCACCAACGACGCGTCCTCGGCTGCCACGCTCGACAGCACGCCCTACGCTTCGGCCCTCCCCGAGGACGACACACCTGTCGAGACGGCGACAACGGCCCCGGAAGACACGCATCTCCTCCTGCACACTGGCGGGTCGACGGGGACACCCAAGGAGACGGAACTAACCCACCGGGGCATCGTCTGGAATTCCCTGAACACGATTACGGCCTGGGGACTGCGCGAGGACGACGTGACGCCCATGGTGTTCCCGATGTTCCACACCGGGGGCTGGAACGTCCTCACCGTCCCGCTGTGGCATATGGGTGGGACAGTGGTCATCGCCCGCGAGTTTGATCCTGGCGACGTACTGGGGACCATCGACGTAGAGGGTGGGACCGTCCTCGTCGCCGTCCCGGCAATCCTGCGGATGATGACCGACCACGACCGCTGGGCGGAGACGGACCTCTCGTCGCTCCGCTTCGCCAAATCCGGCGGCGGCCCCTGCCGCAAGAGTGTGATGGAGACGTGGTGGGACCGTGGCGTCGACCTCTCACAGGGGTACGGCCTCACCGAGTGCGGGCCGAACAACTTCGCGATGCCCGAGGACTGGCCCCACAAGAAGGCCGATTCCGTCGGCAAGCCGGTTCTGCATGTTGACGCCAGAATCGTCGACCCCGAAGATAGCGACGACGGAGGCGACCCCACCGGTTCACGGGACTCGGTCGACCCCGGTACCGTCGGCGAACTCCAGTTGCGCTCGCCCCACGCCGCGACGGGCTACCTCGACAACCCCGAGGCCACCACTGAGACATTTGGCGACGGCTGGGTGTCGACCGGGGACCTCGCTCGCGTTGACGCGGACGGCTACTACTACATCGAGGGTCGCACCAAGCACATGTTCGTTAGCGGCGGCGAGAACGTCTTTCCAGCGGAGGTCGAGGACGCTATCGCCGACCATTCCTCGGTCGGCGAAGTCGTGGTGATTCCGGTCCCCGACGACAAGTGGGGGCAGGTCGGAAAGGCCGTCATCGAGCCCGCGACCAGTGCCACAACCGACGGCGCTGGCGACCAGCCGTTGACGCTCGACGACCTCCGAGTGTTCCTCGACGACCGTCTAGCGCGGTACAAACACCCCCGCGATATCGCGTTCGTCGAGGCGATGCCGACCAGCGGCCCGGACAAGATTGATCGGGATGCAGTTTCGGACCGCTTCGGTGCGTAA
- a CDS encoding PAS domain S-box protein, translated as MADTYATADSIHVLQVDDTPLLDETVEFPDNRDPDSLTLTTTARAGSALERLEDTAIDGIVAADNLPDRSGREFANTVHERDSNVPVLLLTESDSVASDAISNGVTDVFRRDTAVDCSDLLANRVRLLVEHHRSTELANRTRQRLTELAEQSNELLWVFSGDWTEIQFVNSAYETLYGRSVESLQTDPAGFMTAIHPTDQDRVVQSMQRVSAGESVDLEFRITRPDGEQRWVRAEAQPIVEDGTVARIVGASRDITERKRRESKHVTEIDRPDAPVDAVPDLFYELDENGDLAGWNDALAAATGYADADLAPMALTALFAPSDRETVRQGIETAFEAGETSFEADLLTADGTTVPYEFTGGRITAADGSTAGVAGIGRDVSDRESRQQALEQQNKRLGEFASVVSHDLRNPLDVARGQLELARMEQDSEHLDAVKRAHGRIGQLIDDLLTLAQNGETALDSEPVPLQTVAEQCWQTVETGDATLELQTSAVVRADPSRLRQLFENLIRNSVEHGQTPDTERQEDAGEQRATTSISQSQGATADLTFTVGELDDGFYVADDGVGIPADERDTVFEGGYSLASGPGFGLRIVDEIVDTHGWSITVTESDAGGARFEVTGVEFGAA; from the coding sequence ATGGCTGACACATATGCGACCGCGGATTCGATACACGTGTTGCAGGTCGACGACACACCGCTACTCGACGAGACTGTCGAGTTCCCGGATAATCGGGACCCGGACTCGCTGACACTGACGACGACTGCCCGGGCTGGCAGTGCGCTCGAACGGCTCGAAGACACGGCTATCGATGGCATCGTCGCCGCGGACAACCTCCCGGACCGGTCCGGCCGTGAATTCGCTAACACGGTCCACGAGCGGGACAGCAATGTCCCGGTGTTGCTGCTGACCGAGTCGGACTCCGTTGCCAGCGACGCAATCTCCAACGGAGTCACCGACGTTTTCAGAAGAGACACAGCCGTTGACTGTAGCGACCTCCTCGCCAATCGGGTTCGGTTGCTCGTTGAACATCACCGGTCAACAGAACTCGCGAATCGGACCAGACAGCGACTCACAGAACTGGCAGAACAGTCGAATGAACTGTTATGGGTGTTCTCCGGGGACTGGACCGAGATACAGTTCGTTAATTCGGCATACGAAACGCTCTACGGCCGCTCCGTCGAGTCGCTGCAAACCGACCCCGCGGGGTTCATGACGGCGATTCATCCCACGGATCAGGATAGAGTCGTCCAGTCGATGCAGCGCGTCTCAGCCGGCGAATCCGTCGACCTCGAATTCCGAATTACCAGACCGGATGGCGAACAGCGCTGGGTGCGTGCCGAGGCACAACCCATTGTTGAGGATGGGACGGTCGCCAGAATCGTCGGCGCCTCCCGTGACATCACCGAGCGGAAGCGACGCGAATCGAAACATGTTACAGAAATTGACCGCCCTGACGCACCGGTTGATGCAGTGCCGGATCTGTTCTATGAACTCGATGAGAACGGCGATCTGGCTGGCTGGAACGATGCGCTGGCGGCAGCCACCGGGTACGCAGACGCTGATCTCGCGCCGATGGCGCTGACAGCACTCTTCGCCCCATCAGATCGTGAAACCGTTCGACAGGGTATCGAGACCGCTTTTGAGGCGGGTGAAACGTCGTTCGAAGCCGATCTGCTGACTGCCGATGGCACGACAGTTCCATACGAATTCACCGGGGGCCGGATAACGGCTGCTGACGGCTCGACAGCCGGCGTGGCCGGTATCGGACGTGATGTCTCCGATCGCGAAAGCCGCCAACAGGCCCTTGAACAGCAAAACAAGCGCCTTGGAGAGTTTGCCAGCGTCGTCAGTCACGACCTCCGGAACCCGCTGGATGTTGCCCGGGGCCAGCTAGAACTCGCACGGATGGAACAGGATAGTGAGCATCTCGACGCGGTCAAGCGAGCTCACGGCCGTATTGGACAGCTCATCGACGACCTCCTGACGCTGGCCCAGAACGGCGAGACAGCGCTCGACAGCGAGCCGGTGCCACTCCAGACAGTCGCTGAGCAGTGCTGGCAAACTGTCGAGACCGGTGACGCAACACTGGAACTACAGACCTCGGCTGTGGTCCGGGCGGACCCCAGCCGGCTGCGACAACTGTTCGAGAACCTGATCCGCAACAGTGTGGAACATGGACAGACGCCAGACACCGAGAGACAGGAAGACGCCGGCGAACAGCGTGCGACAACCTCGATATCACAGTCGCAGGGAGCAACCGCTGACCTGACGTTCACTGTCGGCGAACTGGACGACGGCTTCTACGTCGCCGACGACGGCGTCGGGATTCCGGCCGACGAGCGCGACACGGTGTTCGAGGGCGGCTACTCGCTGGCTTCGGGTCCCGGGTTCGGCCTCCGAATCGTCGATGAGATCGTCGATACCCACGGCTGGTCGATAACGGTCACGGAAAGCGACGCCGGCGGTGCTCGCTTCGAGGTCACCGGCGTCGAGTTCGGTGCGGCGTAA
- a CDS encoding mandelate racemase/muconate lactonizing enzyme family protein, which translates to MGKANDVDYADLHDPNAEYTMRELSAETMGVTAKRGGGRDVEITDVQTTMVDGNFPWTLVRIYTDAGIVGTGEAYWGAGVPELIERMKPFVVGENPLDIDRLYEHLIQKMSGEGSVEGVTVTAIAGIEVALHDLAGKILEVPAYQLLGGKYRDEMRVYCDCHTEEEADPEACAEEARRVVDELGYDALKFDLDVPSGLEKDRANRHLRPGEIRHKAEIVEKVTEEVKDEADVAFDCHWTFSGSSGKRLADAIEEYDVWWLEDPVPPENIEVQEEVTKSTTTPITVGENRYRVTEERRLIQNQAVDMIAPDMPKVGGMRETRKVADVANQYYIPVAMHNVSSPVATMASAHVGAAVPNSLAVEYHSYELGWWDDLVEETVIEDGYIEIPEEPGLGLTLDLDVVEEHVVEGDTVFDEA; encoded by the coding sequence ATGGGAAAGGCAAACGACGTAGACTACGCTGACCTGCACGACCCGAACGCAGAGTACACGATGCGGGAGCTCTCTGCGGAGACAATGGGTGTCACCGCCAAGCGCGGCGGCGGTCGCGACGTGGAGATCACCGACGTTCAGACGACGATGGTCGACGGGAACTTCCCGTGGACGCTCGTTCGAATCTACACCGACGCAGGCATCGTCGGCACGGGCGAGGCCTACTGGGGCGCGGGCGTCCCGGAACTCATCGAGCGGATGAAGCCGTTCGTCGTCGGCGAGAACCCGCTGGACATCGACCGCCTGTACGAACACCTCATCCAGAAGATGAGTGGCGAAGGGAGCGTCGAGGGTGTCACCGTGACAGCTATTGCGGGTATCGAGGTCGCACTGCACGACCTCGCGGGCAAGATCCTCGAAGTGCCGGCCTACCAGTTGCTCGGTGGGAAGTATCGTGACGAGATGCGCGTGTACTGTGACTGCCACACCGAGGAAGAGGCCGACCCCGAGGCCTGTGCCGAGGAGGCTCGCCGCGTCGTTGACGAACTGGGCTACGATGCGCTTAAGTTCGACCTTGACGTGCCGAGCGGCTTGGAAAAGGACCGCGCGAACCGTCACCTCCGTCCGGGCGAAATCCGCCACAAGGCCGAGATTGTCGAGAAAGTCACCGAAGAGGTCAAAGACGAGGCTGACGTGGCCTTCGATTGTCACTGGACGTTCTCGGGTAGCTCAGGCAAGCGTCTTGCCGATGCCATCGAGGAGTACGATGTCTGGTGGCTCGAAGACCCCGTTCCGCCAGAAAACATCGAGGTCCAGGAAGAAGTCACCAAGTCCACGACGACGCCGATCACTGTGGGCGAGAACCGCTATCGTGTCACCGAGGAACGCCGACTCATCCAGAACCAAGCTGTCGACATGATCGCGCCGGATATGCCGAAAGTCGGTGGGATGCGCGAGACGCGCAAGGTCGCCGACGTGGCGAACCAGTACTACATCCCGGTCGCGATGCACAACGTGTCCTCACCGGTGGCGACGATGGCGAGCGCACACGTCGGGGCTGCCGTCCCGAACTCACTGGCTGTCGAGTACCACTCCTACGAACTCGGCTGGTGGGACGATCTGGTCGAGGAGACCGTCATCGAGGACGGCTACATCGAGATTCCGGAAGAGCCGGGCCTCGGGCTGACGCTCGATCTCGACGTTGTCGAAGAGCACGTTGTCGAGGGCGACACCGTCTTCGACGAAGCGTAA
- a CDS encoding DUF4397 domain-containing protein → MTPDTTRRRILFGIGTGVTVGLAGCSGDGGGGAEPTETDSGMDTPMETDTDAQTEAETDPGMAAVRVAHMSPNAPNVDVYVEGDAVLEDVPFGAVSEYLDVRAGERSVEITAAGDPDTSVFSGSVPVEADTEYTIAAIGEIGDDADQAFEPLVLEDDNSDPGGDTARVRLVHASPDAPAVDVTLASNGDTLYDGVEYGGSGYVEAPAGDYTLQVRGDTESNDGDVVAEFDVSLAGGEVYTAFAAGYLSPDDEPADTPFDLLVTQDTAGDGMETETESEPASVRVAHMSPNAPNVDVYVEGDKVLEDVPFGAVSEYLDIPAGARAVQITAAGDPDASVFEGGVPVESGQAYTVAAAGEIGDEAGKPFEPLVLEDTTAAPNNGTARLRLVHLSPDAPQVDVTVKSSGDVLFDAVDFREFGSVEVPANEYTVEVRSATPENDGDVVAEYDLGLASETGYTGFAAGYLSPDDEPADTPFDLTVAQDADGM, encoded by the coding sequence ATGACACCAGACACGACTCGACGACGGATTTTGTTCGGTATCGGAACCGGTGTGACAGTCGGTCTCGCCGGCTGTAGCGGCGACGGTGGCGGCGGTGCCGAGCCGACCGAGACGGACAGCGGCATGGACACGCCGATGGAGACCGACACAGATGCGCAGACCGAAGCGGAAACCGACCCGGGAATGGCGGCGGTCCGGGTGGCACACATGTCGCCGAACGCCCCGAACGTGGACGTCTACGTGGAGGGCGATGCAGTCCTCGAAGACGTGCCCTTCGGTGCGGTCAGTGAGTATTTGGACGTGCGCGCGGGAGAGCGGTCGGTCGAGATTACCGCCGCTGGCGACCCGGACACGTCGGTGTTTTCGGGATCCGTCCCAGTGGAAGCGGACACCGAGTACACTATCGCGGCAATCGGTGAAATCGGCGACGACGCCGACCAGGCGTTCGAACCGCTCGTACTGGAGGACGACAACAGCGACCCCGGCGGCGATACCGCACGCGTCCGTCTGGTCCACGCCTCGCCCGACGCGCCGGCCGTTGACGTGACCCTCGCATCGAACGGCGACACGCTGTACGACGGCGTGGAATACGGCGGCTCCGGCTACGTCGAAGCACCCGCAGGCGATTACACGCTTCAGGTCCGGGGTGACACGGAAAGCAACGACGGCGATGTCGTTGCGGAGTTCGACGTGAGCCTGGCCGGGGGCGAAGTGTACACCGCCTTCGCGGCGGGCTATCTCTCGCCGGATGACGAGCCGGCCGACACGCCGTTCGACCTGCTCGTGACGCAGGACACGGCCGGCGACGGTATGGAGACTGAAACCGAATCCGAACCAGCAAGCGTTCGGGTGGCACACATGTCACCGAACGCCCCAAACGTGGACGTCTACGTAGAGGGCGATAAGGTCCTCGAAGATGTGCCTTTCGGTGCGGTCAGTGAGTATCTGGACATCCCCGCTGGCGCGCGAGCGGTCCAGATAACCGCTGCCGGCGACCCGGACGCGTCGGTGTTCGAGGGCGGCGTGCCCGTCGAGAGTGGGCAGGCGTACACTGTCGCCGCAGCCGGCGAAATCGGCGACGAGGCCGGTAAGCCGTTCGAGCCGCTCGTCCTAGAAGACACCACCGCGGCGCCCAACAACGGGACGGCCCGGCTCCGTTTAGTTCACCTGTCACCCGACGCTCCACAGGTCGACGTGACGGTCAAATCGAGCGGCGACGTGCTGTTCGACGCCGTGGATTTCAGGGAGTTCGGCAGCGTCGAAGTGCCGGCGAACGAGTACACCGTTGAGGTTCGCAGCGCCACGCCCGAGAACGACGGGGACGTCGTCGCGGAGTACGACCTGGGACTCGCGAGCGAAACGGGCTACACCGGCTTTGCAGCGGGGTATCTCTCGCCGGACGACGAGCCGGCCGACACGCCGTTCGACTTGACCGTTGCACAGGACGCGGACGGGATGTAA
- a CDS encoding helix-turn-helix transcriptional regulator, with translation METVLWQTLAGTRGGPNRARVLRALADQPRNANQLADDLDLAYNTIRYHLDVLKENGVITSSDADYGVIYLPSERARTHWDTVERILRQVDD, from the coding sequence ATGGAGACGGTCCTCTGGCAAACGCTGGCAGGTACTCGCGGAGGACCCAACCGTGCCCGTGTTTTACGCGCGCTGGCCGACCAGCCGCGAAACGCCAACCAGCTCGCCGATGATCTCGATCTGGCATACAACACAATCCGGTACCATCTCGATGTGCTCAAAGAGAACGGGGTCATCACCAGTAGCGATGCCGACTACGGCGTTATCTATCTCCCAAGCGAACGTGCGAGAACCCACTGGGACACGGTCGAGCGAATCCTCAGACAGGTGGACGACTGA
- a CDS encoding right-handed parallel beta-helix repeat-containing protein: protein MDDTRTTLLALFLSVVLTLTMIPASVAGTQTAQDTLTVDKGGSADYQSIQAAVNAADSGDTVEVRPGTYREEVRINESITLVAPGRAILDGSRFVNGTGVTVAGTAEANITGFTVRNYRFGVAANGTSGDWTVTDTTVIAADVGVYAPNTTGNWTIEDAAVASTTYSGVFARGTSGDWTIRNTRFVEVGGDGVDVRKSSGDWTVAAVVVDRSGADGVDASGTTGDWTVRNTEVRRSNTGVKAIDSGGNWTVTDLTVRRSDTGLVTAFSTGAWTLEDASIETRDVGVFAARTAGAWTIQNTTIESQQQGIHAVNTNAPWTISESTISVTAQRDAIGVDARSATDGWSLTDVTIESPGIEVAE, encoded by the coding sequence ATGGACGACACGCGTACGACACTACTTGCGCTCTTTCTGTCGGTAGTGCTGACCCTCACTATGATACCGGCGAGCGTGGCCGGAACACAGACGGCGCAGGACACACTGACCGTCGATAAAGGCGGGAGTGCCGACTACCAGTCGATACAGGCCGCTGTGAACGCTGCCGACAGCGGTGACACCGTCGAGGTCCGGCCGGGCACCTACCGGGAAGAAGTCCGAATCAACGAGAGTATTACCCTCGTCGCACCCGGCCGGGCGATACTGGACGGTTCGCGGTTCGTCAACGGAACCGGCGTTACGGTGGCTGGCACAGCCGAAGCGAACATCACCGGATTCACCGTGCGGAACTACCGCTTTGGCGTCGCCGCCAACGGAACCAGCGGTGACTGGACGGTCACTGACACAACCGTTATCGCTGCCGATGTCGGGGTCTACGCACCGAATACGACCGGAAACTGGACTATCGAAGACGCCGCCGTCGCCAGCACGACCTACAGCGGCGTGTTCGCCCGCGGCACCAGCGGCGACTGGACGATCCGCAATACCCGCTTTGTCGAAGTTGGCGGTGACGGCGTCGACGTCCGCAAGTCCTCTGGCGACTGGACGGTCGCCGCGGTCGTCGTCGATCGGTCCGGCGCAGACGGCGTCGACGCCTCCGGGACAACTGGTGACTGGACGGTCCGGAACACGGAGGTCCGCCGAAGCAACACTGGCGTCAAAGCTATCGACAGTGGCGGCAACTGGACGGTGACTGACCTGACGGTCCGCCGGAGCGACACCGGCCTCGTAACTGCTTTTTCAACCGGCGCGTGGACGCTGGAAGATGCATCGATTGAGACCCGAGATGTCGGTGTCTTCGCCGCTCGAACGGCCGGTGCATGGACTATCCAGAATACGACCATCGAGAGCCAGCAGCAGGGAATCCACGCCGTCAACACCAACGCACCGTGGACCATCTCTGAGTCGACTATCTCTGTGACTGCTCAAAGGGATGCTATTGGTGTCGACGCTCGGTCTGCGACTGATGGCTGGTCACTTACCGACGTCACCATCGAAAGCCCTGGTATCGAAGTTGCCGAATGA
- a CDS encoding DEAD/DEAH box helicase has product MLELTYESGTIRVSGDPPSDLPGVEYDRRSQTGRAPAYRYADIRSVLEDRELAYEERVFSLPSLALSTAYDLRKYQQAALDAWREAEDRGCLELPTGSGKTVIGIAAMVALGAPTLVVVPTIDLLEQWQRELQREFDQPVGRMGGGEQRVEDITVSTYDSAYLRADELGDRFGLVVFDEVHHLGGEGYQDIARLLAAPARLGLTATFERPDGAHEVIEDLVGPLVQRVSVDDLAGEHLADYDIKRLEVSLTPDERDRYEEYQGTFTDYLKQSNIQLRSGSDYQELVKRSGNDPAAREALLAKQRAREVMMNAKRKVDRLATILDRHREDRIIVFTAHTDLVYRLSERFLIPAITHETGASERREILERFRDGTYSRVVTANVLDEGVDVPDANVAVVLSGSGSEREFTQRLGRILRPKADGGRALLYELVTEETAEERVARRRR; this is encoded by the coding sequence GTGCTGGAGTTGACGTACGAGTCGGGGACCATTCGCGTGTCGGGGGACCCACCGTCGGACCTGCCCGGCGTCGAGTACGACCGGCGTTCACAGACAGGGCGGGCGCCGGCCTACCGGTACGCCGACATCCGGAGCGTGCTCGAGGATCGTGAACTGGCGTATGAGGAGCGCGTCTTCTCGCTCCCGTCGCTGGCGCTTTCGACGGCGTATGACCTCCGAAAGTACCAGCAAGCGGCACTGGACGCCTGGCGTGAAGCTGAGGACAGAGGCTGTCTCGAACTACCGACAGGGAGTGGCAAGACCGTCATCGGCATCGCGGCCATGGTCGCGCTGGGGGCGCCAACCCTGGTCGTCGTCCCGACCATCGACCTGCTGGAACAGTGGCAGCGCGAGCTACAACGGGAGTTCGACCAGCCGGTCGGCCGCATGGGCGGGGGCGAACAGCGCGTCGAGGATATCACTGTGTCGACGTACGACTCGGCATACCTGCGGGCCGACGAACTCGGGGACCGCTTCGGGCTCGTCGTCTTCGACGAGGTCCACCACCTCGGCGGGGAGGGGTATCAGGATATCGCTCGATTGCTCGCTGCGCCGGCGCGGCTCGGACTGACAGCGACGTTCGAGCGGCCGGACGGAGCCCACGAGGTCATAGAGGACCTCGTCGGACCGCTCGTCCAGCGAGTCAGTGTCGACGACCTGGCGGGCGAGCACCTCGCGGACTACGATATCAAGCGACTCGAAGTCTCACTCACGCCGGACGAACGGGACCGCTACGAGGAGTATCAGGGGACGTTCACCGACTACCTCAAGCAATCCAACATCCAACTCCGATCCGGCAGCGACTATCAGGAACTCGTGAAGCGGTCCGGCAACGACCCGGCGGCTCGCGAGGCGCTGCTCGCGAAACAGCGCGCCCGCGAGGTGATGATGAATGCCAAGCGGAAGGTCGACCGGCTGGCGACGATTCTGGACCGCCACCGCGAGGACCGGATCATCGTCTTCACCGCCCACACCGACCTCGTGTATCGCCTCTCCGAGCGGTTTCTCATTCCGGCGATAACGCACGAGACTGGCGCGAGCGAGCGTCGGGAGATACTAGAGCGGTTCCGTGACGGGACGTACTCCCGGGTCGTGACCGCGAACGTCCTTGACGAGGGAGTGGACGTGCCTGACGCGAACGTCGCCGTCGTCCTCTCGGGGAGCGGCTCAGAGCGGGAGTTTACCCAGCGACTTGGCCGTATTCTCCGACCGAAAGCCGACGGCGGACGGGCACTGCTGTACGAACTCGTGACAGAGGAAACCGCCGAAGAGCGGGTCGCCAGGCGACGCAGGTAG